From a single Nostoc sp. MS1 genomic region:
- a CDS encoding response regulator transcription factor — MVTLSATNPKILVVDDDFGVRNLIYRFLSRKYQIESAADGRTALSLFEQFNPALVILDWNLPDTSGYNLCQEMQSRNNVLVMILTGRTEEADKIKILAAGADDFITKPFSLAEIEVRVQALLRRVRSIKPSPSQRLIFKQLAINPEGREVTLNDKPLNLTALEFNILHFLASHPGQAWSRPQLIQKIWGCDYVGDGRVVDVHIGQLRKKLEADTSVPEFIKTVRGYGYKFEIPESTT, encoded by the coding sequence ATGGTGACGCTTTCCGCTACAAACCCCAAAATTCTTGTTGTAGATGATGATTTTGGAGTCCGTAACCTTATATATCGCTTTTTAAGCCGCAAATATCAAATAGAGTCTGCGGCTGATGGTAGAACGGCTTTGTCATTATTTGAGCAATTTAACCCAGCTTTGGTCATCCTCGATTGGAATCTTCCAGACACCAGTGGCTACAATCTTTGTCAAGAAATGCAAAGCCGCAATAATGTCTTGGTGATGATTCTCACTGGTAGAACGGAGGAAGCTGATAAGATAAAAATCTTAGCGGCTGGCGCTGATGACTTCATTACTAAGCCATTTAGTTTAGCTGAAATTGAAGTGCGAGTACAAGCGCTTTTAAGACGTGTACGCTCCATTAAACCTTCTCCTTCACAACGTTTAATATTCAAGCAATTGGCAATTAACCCAGAAGGACGAGAGGTAACGCTTAACGATAAGCCTCTTAATCTCACAGCTTTAGAGTTTAATATTCTACATTTTTTAGCAAGTCATCCCGGTCAAGCTTGGAGCCGTCCTCAGTTAATTCAAAAAATTTGGGGTTGCGACTACGTAGGAGATGGACGAGTAGTAGATGTACATATCGGCCAGCTACGCAAAAAGCTAGAAGCTGATACTAGTGTTCCTGAGTTTATTAAAACTGTTCGTGGTTACGGATATAAGTTTGAAATACCAGAATCTACAACTTAG
- a CDS encoding NACHT domain-containing protein, with protein MTSQGLKASPEGIRAAKTALTDKTLTQQKLAAALGITRQPVSKFFAGEPVSRSCFVQICQQLGLSWQNVIGLAEQPSEAEQPKKVDTDALVEEVRQKRHDKILDQCSTVQMLDVAQVIPLKEIYTPVYVLEEVTSQQWLEISDLMRDWRFEHGFGGFYNQHQKTLSALEAVSRHSKLMLLGKPGSGKTTFLQYLAIECSDDLRSVGNHRKFLANQVPIFIKLKEFAEDAQSENELSLLKYIIQECRYEGIEKESTLAILTGGKALILIDGLDEVPTAFFDKIIREIRKFVQIFYKNKFVITSRTSTYKYRFTGFTEVEIADFYEEQVAAFVQKWFLVIGGKNNIDSVSFGNLFIQQLNLPENQRICELATTPLLLHLLCIVFRNKMQFPVSLEKLYEQLLHVLLAKWDKIRGIKRDIFFSDFTLVAKRQILSHIAINTFLKKQYFFAQETIKELVCEYLFIHAKANQSEQDGAVFIQEVATQDSFLVERARNIYSFSHLGFQEYLIAKYIIDGYQDKAWRLLIDNISDKRWHKIFLLTVSMLKNPDELLSLMKHKVDELVANDPKIQTYLMWLYQKSNKVCHTQQAAQVRAFYMLCDDAIAHSPNYALDWDFLTNLAANQEIILDQLLLTTLTCAIELEISFEQNINNTHAFNHIHALNINFDEAIDIVKNSEFEKDLQKLRKKLPSTESNFEKLRSWWQDNGKNWNNQLKINLIKYRHIGQDWQFNEKQSELIKQYFTVNEVIINCLKYCVDSKLKQKIESQLFLPIQQINQQAE; from the coding sequence ATGACCAGCCAAGGACTAAAAGCGTCTCCTGAAGGTATTAGAGCTGCAAAAACAGCCTTAACAGATAAAACTCTGACTCAACAAAAACTAGCAGCCGCTTTAGGAATTACACGGCAACCTGTATCTAAATTTTTTGCAGGTGAGCCTGTATCTCGCAGTTGTTTCGTGCAAATTTGCCAACAACTAGGACTCTCTTGGCAAAATGTTATTGGTTTAGCTGAACAACCTTCAGAGGCAGAACAACCCAAAAAAGTTGATACTGATGCGTTAGTAGAGGAAGTCCGGCAAAAGCGTCATGATAAAATCCTAGACCAGTGCAGCACTGTCCAAATGTTGGATGTTGCTCAGGTAATTCCATTAAAAGAAATTTATACTCCTGTCTATGTTTTGGAAGAAGTAACAAGCCAGCAATGGTTAGAAATTTCCGATCTCATGAGAGATTGGCGCTTTGAACACGGCTTTGGCGGGTTTTACAATCAACATCAAAAAACGTTATCGGCTTTAGAGGCTGTATCACGTCATTCTAAGTTGATGCTTTTGGGTAAGCCTGGTTCGGGTAAAACTACATTTTTACAGTATCTCGCAATTGAATGTAGCGATGACCTACGGTCGGTCGGAAACCATCGCAAATTTTTGGCTAATCAAGTACCAATTTTTATCAAATTAAAAGAATTTGCTGAGGATGCTCAAAGCGAGAATGAGTTAAGTTTATTAAAATACATCATTCAAGAGTGTCGTTATGAAGGAATTGAGAAAGAATCAACTTTAGCAATACTAACTGGAGGTAAGGCATTAATTTTAATAGATGGTTTAGATGAAGTCCCAACAGCTTTTTTTGATAAAATTATTAGAGAAATCCGTAAATTCGTCCAAATTTTTTATAAAAACAAATTTGTAATTACTTCTCGAACTTCTACATATAAATACAGATTTACAGGATTTACTGAAGTTGAAATTGCAGATTTTTACGAAGAACAAGTAGCAGCCTTCGTCCAAAAATGGTTTTTAGTAATTGGTGGAAAAAATAATATTGATAGTGTATCTTTCGGGAATTTATTTATTCAACAACTAAACTTACCAGAGAATCAAAGAATCTGTGAATTAGCTACCACACCACTTTTATTACATCTTTTGTGTATAGTATTTAGAAACAAGATGCAGTTTCCTGTTTCATTAGAAAAATTATATGAACAGTTATTGCATGTCTTATTAGCTAAATGGGATAAAATCAGGGGTATTAAGAGAGATATTTTTTTTAGTGATTTTACCTTAGTTGCAAAAAGACAGATACTTTCTCATATTGCTATTAATACTTTTCTGAAAAAACAATATTTTTTTGCTCAGGAGACAATTAAAGAATTAGTATGTGAATATTTGTTTATTCATGCGAAAGCAAATCAATCCGAGCAAGATGGAGCAGTATTTATTCAAGAAGTTGCTACACAAGATAGTTTTTTAGTAGAACGAGCGAGAAACATTTATTCTTTTTCTCATTTAGGATTTCAAGAATATTTGATAGCAAAATATATTATTGATGGTTATCAAGATAAGGCTTGGCGCTTGTTAATAGACAATATTAGTGATAAACGCTGGCATAAAATATTTTTGTTAACTGTGAGTATGTTGAAAAATCCTGATGAGTTATTAAGTTTAATGAAGCATAAAGTTGATGAGCTTGTAGCTAATGATCCAAAAATTCAAACTTATCTGATGTGGCTGTATCAAAAAAGCAATAAAGTTTGTCATACACAACAAGCAGCTCAGGTTCGTGCTTTCTATATGCTTTGTGACGATGCTATTGCTCACAGTCCTAACTACGCTCTAGACTGGGATTTTCTTACTAATTTAGCTGCTAATCAGGAAATTATTCTTGATCAGTTACTTTTAACTACTTTAACCTGCGCTATTGAACTAGAAATTTCTTTTGAGCAAAATATTAATAATACTCATGCTTTCAATCATATCCATGCGCTCAATATTAATTTTGATGAGGCTATCGATATAGTTAAAAATTCTGAGTTTGAAAAGGATTTACAAAAACTTAGAAAAAAACTACCTAGTACAGAAAGTAATTTTGAAAAATTACGCTCTTGGTGGCAAGATAATGGTAAAAATTGGAATAATCAATTAAAGATTAATCTTATTAAATACAGACATATTGGTCAAGATTGGCAATTTAATGAAAAACAAAGTGAATTAATTAAACAATATTTTACAGTCAATGAGGTTATTATAAATTGCCTAAAATATTGTGTAGATAGTAAATTAAAACAAAAGATAGAAAGTCAATTATTTCTACCAATTCAGCAAATTAACCAGCAGGCAGAATAG
- a CDS encoding arsenate reductase ArsC, with protein sequence MEKPLLLILCTGNSCRSQMAEGFLKELADDLLTAQSAGMNPAAQVHPLAIKVMEEIGIDISQNSCKHLNLYLDKKIDTVITVCDHADQSCPSLPSAVKRHHFSFPDPAEATGTEAEKLQIFRRVRDDISKLILAYIAGRRDALQYSK encoded by the coding sequence ATGGAAAAACCACTGCTTTTAATTCTTTGTACGGGTAATTCTTGCCGGAGTCAAATGGCAGAAGGGTTTTTAAAAGAGTTAGCTGATGACTTATTAACAGCACAGAGTGCAGGAATGAACCCAGCAGCACAAGTTCATCCTTTGGCTATTAAAGTTATGGAAGAAATCGGGATAGATATTTCTCAAAACTCTTGTAAGCACCTGAATCTATATTTAGATAAAAAAATTGATACTGTTATTACAGTATGTGATCATGCAGATCAGAGTTGTCCTTCCTTACCTTCCGCCGTCAAACGCCATCACTTCAGCTTTCCTGATCCAGCAGAAGCAACAGGAACTGAAGCAGAAAAGTTACAAATATTTCGACGGGTTCGTGATGATATTAGCAAGCTAATATTAGCATACATAGCTGGAAGACGCGATGCCCTTCAATACTCTAAATAG
- a CDS encoding PAS domain S-box protein: protein MLADSSNLPLTMFTALAERKDLLMALTDRMGRIEWVNQAFAERTGLPFDELTGQKFFAVLGSNSQLNVQQTYIREQLLKGESFKFELSFQTHDLRECWLLVDGQPIQDAEGLTIKYAVMSTDITLRKLTEKDLEQTRQRLKRLVESVKLVPWEAIGATRQFTYVGPQAAELFGYDLANWYEPKFWYSHIHPEDLPQVITHHQTVAEEDDYIVEYRFLTADGRWVWLRDIVNVMKSSEHDTQLLGFLIDITERKQTELSLQEVLLRLEQTNQQLEVRVEQRTIALTQEKEKLEQTLEQLQKAQLRLIQSEKMSSLGQLVAGVAHEINNPVNFIYGNLIPAREYTQDLLHLLECYQHHYPDPHPQLKAEIKAVDLDFIVEDLPKLLASMNVGADRIREIVLSLRNFSRLDEAEFKEVDIHGGIDSTLMILQSRLKFKPDCPEIRVIKEYGQLPLVECYAGQLNQVFMNIIANAIDALEESVATERHLVIHGQAANNGQLTISSPTIRISTEYTQEQQVLIRIADNGLGIREDIRKHLFDPFFTTKAVGKGTGLGLSISYQIVVEKHQGQIECHSQLGKGTEFIISLPAKQKRS, encoded by the coding sequence ATGTTAGCCGACTCATCGAATTTGCCATTAACAATGTTTACAGCCTTGGCAGAACGTAAAGATTTATTAATGGCATTGACAGATAGAATGGGACGTATTGAGTGGGTTAATCAAGCCTTTGCTGAACGTACAGGTTTACCTTTTGATGAGCTAACAGGGCAAAAATTCTTTGCTGTACTTGGTTCTAACTCGCAGTTGAATGTTCAACAAACTTACATTCGTGAACAACTATTGAAGGGAGAAAGTTTTAAGTTTGAGCTTTCTTTTCAAACACATGATTTAAGAGAATGTTGGCTTTTAGTAGATGGACAGCCGATACAAGATGCAGAAGGATTAACCATCAAGTACGCTGTCATGTCTACTGATATTACGCTACGTAAGCTAACAGAAAAAGACTTAGAACAAACACGACAACGGCTCAAACGGTTAGTAGAAAGTGTCAAATTAGTACCTTGGGAAGCTATTGGTGCCACTCGCCAATTTACTTATGTAGGGCCACAAGCGGCTGAGTTATTTGGTTATGATTTAGCCAATTGGTATGAACCAAAATTTTGGTATTCGCACATTCATCCAGAAGATTTACCCCAAGTAATAACACATCATCAGACTGTTGCCGAGGAAGATGATTATATAGTTGAGTATCGGTTTCTCACTGCTGATGGTAGATGGGTATGGTTAAGAGATATTGTCAATGTTATGAAGTCTTCAGAGCATGATACGCAATTACTTGGTTTTTTGATAGATATTACTGAACGTAAACAAACAGAACTCTCTTTACAAGAAGTGCTACTTAGACTCGAACAAACAAATCAGCAATTAGAAGTTCGGGTAGAGCAACGTACTATTGCTTTAACTCAAGAAAAAGAAAAATTAGAACAAACTTTAGAGCAGTTACAAAAGGCGCAACTGCGATTAATCCAAAGCGAGAAAATGTCTAGTCTGGGTCAGCTTGTGGCTGGTGTGGCTCATGAAATTAATAATCCTGTGAACTTTATCTATGGTAATTTGATTCCGGCGAGGGAATATACTCAAGACTTATTACACTTGTTAGAATGCTATCAGCATCATTATCCAGATCCCCATCCGCAACTCAAAGCAGAAATTAAGGCGGTAGACCTAGATTTTATAGTGGAAGATTTGCCTAAGTTGTTAGCTTCCATGAATGTTGGTGCTGATAGAATTAGAGAAATTGTCTTGTCTTTGCGTAACTTCTCTCGTCTAGATGAAGCTGAATTTAAGGAAGTCGATATTCATGGGGGTATTGATAGCACTCTCATGATTTTACAAAGCCGCCTCAAATTTAAGCCTGATTGTCCAGAAATTCGAGTTATTAAAGAATATGGTCAATTACCACTGGTGGAATGCTACGCTGGTCAATTGAATCAAGTATTTATGAATATTATCGCCAATGCAATTGATGCTTTAGAAGAGTCAGTGGCAACAGAACGCCATTTAGTAATTCATGGTCAAGCAGCTAACAATGGACAACTGACGATTAGCTCTCCTACGATTCGCATTTCTACTGAATACACACAAGAGCAGCAAGTCCTGATTCGCATCGCCGATAATGGCCTTGGTATCCGTGAGGACATCAGAAAGCATCTTTTTGATCCTTTTTTCACTACTAAAGCTGTTGGTAAAGGAACTGGTTTAGGATTATCTATTAGTTATCAAATTGTGGTGGAAAAACATCAAGGTCAAATTGAATGTCATTCCCAACTAGGTAAAGGTACAGAATTTATCATTTCTCTTCCTGCTAAACAAAAACGAAGCTAG
- a CDS encoding ABC transporter ATP-binding protein, whose product MLSAPEKIQQTSTIRRFLEYFRAFRKEIPIALMLVVIGASTQAIGPFLLGWSVDNLIAKGNLQGLFWLLGLLGLIYCIGISATRGQILRVGSIMQRLLAQLRQDIFLKIQSLPLSFFDRSEAGDLMSRLLNDVNTVNQAFGQTVAQILGSVLSLVGIVIAMLSINLQLGLLSNLVIPVMIFTTSIFSRWARSKFRVTRKTIGELSAKLEEDIGSVREAQAFNRVNLNIAEFDQLNAANRDANVEAVAITSAFLPSIDFLNTVATAGVLAYGGYLAVTGGATAGVVVSFLLYVQQFFRPIQILSQFYTQAQSAFAGLERIFLLLDEPAQLQDAPDATQMPSIQGEVIFEDVKFGYNSEKLVLKGVNLHAQPGQMVALVGHTGSGKTTIINLILRFYDVSGGAVKIDGIDVRSVTQASLRRQIGIVLQDNILFSGTVAENIAFGAPYATQAEIETAAQMANVHEFITSLPQGYTTQLGERGAPLSQGQKQLISIARAVLINPRILILDEATSSIDTRTEALVQDAIARLLQGRTSFVIAHRLSTVTQADQVLVMEQGQIVEQGTHTQLIEQQGVYANLYALQLGAAATVEVG is encoded by the coding sequence ATGCTATCTGCGCCAGAGAAAATTCAACAAACCTCAACTATCCGGCGTTTTCTAGAATACTTTCGCGCCTTTCGCAAAGAAATTCCCATTGCCTTAATGTTAGTAGTAATTGGTGCTTCGACTCAGGCGATCGGGCCATTTTTACTTGGCTGGTCAGTTGATAATCTGATAGCAAAAGGGAATTTACAGGGGTTATTCTGGCTATTAGGGCTACTAGGTTTAATTTACTGCATTGGGATCTCGGCAACTCGCGGTCAAATTCTTCGCGTCGGTTCGATTATGCAACGGTTGCTGGCTCAACTGAGACAAGATATCTTTCTAAAAATCCAGAGTCTACCACTGAGCTTTTTTGATCGCAGTGAAGCTGGCGATTTAATGAGTCGGCTATTAAATGATGTTAATACTGTAAATCAGGCTTTTGGACAAACTGTTGCCCAAATATTAGGTAGTGTTTTGAGTTTGGTGGGCATTGTAATTGCTATGCTTTCCATTAACTTACAACTGGGACTCTTAAGTAACTTAGTTATACCAGTGATGATTTTTACTACTAGCATATTTTCACGGTGGGCGAGGAGTAAGTTCCGTGTGACACGAAAAACAATTGGTGAACTTTCTGCCAAATTAGAAGAAGATATTGGTAGTGTGCGAGAAGCACAGGCATTTAATCGAGTCAACCTTAATATTGCAGAATTTGACCAGCTTAACGCTGCTAATCGTGATGCTAACGTTGAAGCAGTAGCCATTACTTCTGCGTTTTTACCATCAATTGATTTCCTCAACACTGTAGCTACAGCAGGTGTACTAGCTTATGGTGGCTATCTCGCCGTCACAGGAGGCGCTACAGCAGGTGTGGTGGTATCTTTTTTACTTTATGTGCAGCAGTTTTTTCGTCCTATCCAAATTCTCAGTCAGTTTTACACCCAAGCTCAATCTGCTTTTGCTGGGTTAGAGCGAATTTTTCTGTTGTTGGATGAACCAGCCCAACTCCAAGATGCGCCTGATGCTACCCAAATGCCTTCTATCCAAGGTGAGGTGATATTTGAGGATGTGAAGTTTGGCTATAACTCAGAAAAACTTGTTCTCAAAGGCGTAAATTTACACGCTCAACCAGGACAGATGGTGGCATTAGTAGGGCATACTGGCTCAGGCAAAACGACTATTATTAACTTGATATTGCGTTTTTATGATGTCTCCGGTGGGGCAGTAAAAATTGATGGAATTGATGTGCGTAGTGTGACTCAAGCTAGTCTCCGCCGCCAAATTGGCATTGTCTTACAGGATAATATTTTGTTTAGTGGTACTGTAGCTGAAAATATTGCTTTTGGTGCGCCTTATGCCACTCAAGCCGAGATTGAAACTGCGGCACAAATGGCGAATGTCCATGAGTTTATTACTTCTCTACCACAGGGTTATACAACTCAGTTGGGTGAACGCGGTGCGCCTCTCAGCCAAGGACAGAAACAATTAATTAGTATTGCTCGTGCCGTGTTAATCAATCCCCGCATCTTGATTCTAGATGAAGCAACTAGTAGTATAGACACTCGTACAGAAGCACTTGTACAAGATGCGATCGCTCGTTTATTGCAAGGTCGTACTAGCTTTGTCATTGCCCACCGCCTCAGCACCGTCACCCAAGCTGATCAAGTTTTAGTTATGGAGCAAGGTCAAATTGTCGAACAGGGTACTCATACCCAACTAATTGAGCAACAAGGTGTTTATGCTAACCTTTACGCTCTCCAACTGGGTGCAGCAGCAACAGTGGAAGTTGGATAA
- a CDS encoding ABC transporter ATP-binding protein, which produces MVLTSEPRKNASLQAIWRVLGSLRNYRWASLGALISLLVLTVANTITPQLFRWAIDQGIVKQDLQIVIYSAAWMIVAAIARGVFSFSQSYLAESASQGVAYDLRNNIFSKIQNLSFSYHDQSQTSQLLTRVTSDIEQIRTFVGTNLIQVIGAVVTLVAIAILLLVMNWQLAMISLTSVPITAWLMTRFVRRNNQLFRQVQEKLSNLNAVLQENLLGIRVVKAFVRESVEKSRYTSLNNELVAANMKTIHSISNTFPFIFLLSNLVTLAVFAYGGAQVVGNKFSIGELIAFNSYLILIFQPILLIGFAAPAIAQAAASATRVYEVVDATIDIQERPNAIAFDTCGGRITFENVTFRYPGATTEALKNVSFETKPKELIAVLGMTGSGKSTIMNLIPRFYDVTKGAIRIDGRDVRDFTLKSLRRHIGIVFQETTLFSGTIRENIAYAKPNAPLDEVIEVAKTAQIHDFIASLPDGYETIVGERGVGLSGGQKQRIAIARTLLTDYSILILDDSTSAVDAKTAAEIQAALDDMMRQKACVTFVVAQRISTVKNADRILLIDKGRLVAQGTHEELMQTSPLYGAILESQVMKKRQLTVNS; this is translated from the coding sequence GTGGTTTTAACATCAGAACCCCGGAAAAATGCGTCACTACAAGCAATCTGGCGTGTACTGGGGAGTTTGAGAAACTACAGATGGGCTTCGCTGGGGGCTTTGATTAGTTTATTAGTGTTGACAGTTGCAAATACTATTACTCCCCAATTATTTCGCTGGGCAATAGATCAGGGCATTGTCAAACAAGATTTACAGATAGTTATATATAGTGCTGCATGGATGATAGTTGCCGCGATCGCTCGTGGTGTGTTTAGCTTTAGTCAAAGTTATTTAGCTGAATCAGCTTCTCAAGGCGTTGCTTACGATTTACGCAATAATATTTTTAGTAAGATTCAAAATCTGAGTTTTAGTTATCACGATCAATCACAGACTTCGCAACTACTCACCCGTGTCACCAGTGATATTGAGCAGATTCGTACTTTTGTCGGGACTAACTTGATTCAAGTTATCGGTGCAGTCGTGACATTAGTAGCTATTGCGATACTTTTACTGGTAATGAATTGGCAACTAGCTATGATTTCTTTAACGTCAGTGCCGATCACAGCTTGGTTGATGACGCGATTTGTTAGGCGTAATAATCAACTTTTCCGGCAAGTACAAGAAAAACTAAGTAATCTCAATGCTGTATTGCAAGAGAATTTGCTTGGTATTAGGGTAGTTAAAGCCTTTGTGCGGGAATCAGTGGAGAAGTCTCGTTACACCAGCCTCAATAATGAATTAGTTGCGGCTAACATGAAGACAATTCATAGCATCAGTAATACATTCCCGTTTATCTTTTTATTGAGTAATCTGGTAACGCTGGCGGTGTTTGCCTATGGAGGAGCGCAAGTTGTCGGGAATAAGTTTTCCATTGGCGAATTAATAGCATTTAATTCCTACCTAATATTGATTTTCCAGCCGATTTTGCTGATTGGCTTTGCTGCACCTGCGATCGCTCAAGCTGCGGCTTCTGCGACACGAGTTTACGAAGTAGTAGATGCCACAATTGATATTCAAGAACGTCCCAATGCGATCGCCTTTGATACTTGTGGCGGTAGAATCACCTTTGAGAATGTCACTTTTCGTTATCCTGGCGCAACTACGGAAGCATTGAAAAATGTATCTTTTGAAACTAAGCCCAAAGAACTAATAGCAGTTTTAGGGATGACAGGTTCGGGCAAAAGTACAATTATGAACCTGATTCCGCGCTTTTATGATGTTACAAAGGGAGCGATTCGGATTGATGGGCGAGATGTGCGCGATTTTACCCTCAAAAGTTTACGCAGACACATCGGTATTGTCTTTCAAGAAACTACATTATTCTCTGGAACTATCCGTGAGAATATCGCCTACGCCAAACCCAATGCACCCCTAGATGAAGTGATTGAGGTAGCAAAAACAGCCCAAATCCATGACTTTATTGCTAGTTTGCCTGATGGCTACGAAACAATTGTCGGTGAACGTGGCGTTGGTTTATCTGGGGGACAAAAACAAAGAATTGCGATCGCCCGGACTTTACTTACCGATTACAGTATTTTGATTCTTGATGACAGCACCTCAGCCGTAGACGCAAAGACGGCTGCTGAAATTCAAGCCGCATTAGATGACATGATGCGCCAAAAAGCTTGTGTAACTTTTGTAGTAGCCCAACGTATCAGTACTGTTAAAAATGCTGACCGTATTTTACTCATAGATAAAGGAAGATTGGTAGCCCAAGGAACTCATGAGGAACTAATGCAAACCAGTCCGCTCTATGGGGCGATTTTAGAATCTCAAGTGATGAAGAAAAGGCAGTTGACAGTTAACAGTTGA
- a CDS encoding DUF3122 domain-containing protein, producing MKLNFYRYLWRCVLVLLLALSLSGWDVKSAIALLRQHHDSPGILRYHSQVSIKDESGYAWQVLLFKQNYNYPVPDLRLRLVAFPGVVEITHPQPLEIEATEGKLLLASDAYALTAPAANVGEYELNEVLAKLPTTNALKLYVPVKSQKPLVLNIPESVVTEWQWLVTEIK from the coding sequence ATGAAACTCAACTTTTACAGATATTTGTGGCGTTGCGTCCTAGTTCTGCTGCTAGCGTTGAGCTTGAGCGGTTGGGATGTAAAATCAGCAATTGCCCTCCTACGCCAACATCACGATTCCCCAGGAATTTTGCGTTACCATTCACAAGTGTCAATCAAAGATGAATCTGGATATGCTTGGCAGGTGCTACTGTTCAAACAAAATTACAATTATCCAGTTCCAGATTTAAGGTTACGCTTAGTAGCTTTTCCGGGTGTAGTGGAAATTACTCACCCCCAACCGTTAGAAATCGAGGCAACCGAGGGAAAATTATTGTTGGCTTCAGATGCTTATGCCTTAACTGCACCTGCTGCTAATGTTGGTGAATATGAATTAAATGAGGTTTTAGCTAAACTACCAACAACTAATGCACTCAAACTATATGTACCAGTTAAAAGCCAAAAGCCATTGGTTCTGAATATACCCGAATCTGTAGTCACTGAATGGCAGTGGTTAGTAACAGAAATTAAATAA
- a CDS encoding Uma2 family endonuclease encodes MVILAQHLTLPDHTQLPESDGTFVKNFQEHPQSILLTDSILPRLQEIHPDGYYCIGQDSGIYWRLTDPPEKGAEAPDWFYVPNVPPTLNGELRRSYVFWQELIAPLIVLEFVSGNGEEERDKTPYKGKFWIYENVIRPAYYGIYEVKKASVEVYQLVGSRYQKLAANNRGHYPIEPMGVELGIWQGRFILDAEIPWLRWWDEQGNLLLTGDERAELERQSVEFERQRAEAERQRAEAERQRAEAVELENARLRERLRALGVDPDTLA; translated from the coding sequence ATGGTCATCCTAGCCCAGCATCTCACTCTACCAGACCACACTCAGCTACCAGAGTCTGATGGTACATTTGTGAAAAATTTTCAAGAACATCCTCAAAGCATTTTACTAACTGATTCTATCTTGCCGCGATTACAAGAAATTCATCCTGATGGCTATTATTGCATTGGTCAAGATTCTGGTATCTACTGGCGGTTAACAGACCCACCAGAAAAAGGCGCAGAAGCACCAGATTGGTTTTATGTACCGAATGTTCCGCCAACTCTTAATGGTGAACTCCGCCGTTCTTATGTATTTTGGCAAGAATTAATCGCACCATTGATTGTTTTGGAATTTGTGTCGGGAAATGGAGAGGAGGAACGAGATAAAACTCCCTACAAAGGAAAATTTTGGATTTATGAAAATGTGATCCGTCCTGCTTACTATGGTATTTATGAAGTTAAAAAAGCATCTGTTGAGGTTTATCAATTAGTTGGTAGTCGTTACCAAAAATTAGCTGCTAATAATAGGGGGCATTATCCAATTGAGCCTATGGGTGTGGAATTGGGGATCTGGCAAGGCCGCTTTATATTAGATGCAGAAATACCTTGGTTACGGTGGTGGGATGAACAAGGTAATTTACTGTTAACTGGTGATGAACGTGCGGAACTCGAACGTCAATCTGTAGAATTTGAACGTCAACGTGCGGAAGCTGAACGTCAACGTGCGGAAGCTGAACGCCAGCGTGCGGAAGCCGTAGAATTAGAGAATGCGCGGTTGCGGGAACGTTTGCGTGCTTTGGGTGTTGACCCTGACACTCTCGCCTAA
- a CDS encoding HMA2 domain-containing protein yields the protein MKQPAFSQLPDPIELQIVSNTPGRLRLKVPSKFQQHQEINQIANNLEYIFPQIEKIKTNLDSGSITIYYNGGNKTLKDALSKLQASRINLVDAPAKKIQPVTITKTILGLNEQIKQATKETVDVRSLLTFSIFAFVIKRLLPQLARWQSTILYLLLWYAVESLVKMSDNQQQADNINNK from the coding sequence ATGAAACAACCTGCTTTTTCTCAACTTCCCGATCCTATAGAACTACAAATAGTTAGTAATACACCTGGACGTTTACGATTAAAAGTCCCTAGCAAATTTCAGCAACATCAAGAAATTAACCAAATCGCTAATAATTTAGAATATATTTTTCCGCAAATTGAGAAAATAAAGACAAATTTAGATTCAGGTAGTATTACAATTTACTACAATGGTGGCAATAAAACCTTAAAAGATGCTTTAAGCAAATTACAAGCTTCAAGAATAAATCTTGTAGATGCCCCTGCCAAAAAAATACAACCTGTAACAATAACTAAGACAATATTGGGCTTGAATGAGCAAATCAAACAAGCTACAAAAGAAACAGTAGATGTGCGATCGCTTTTAACATTTAGTATTTTTGCATTTGTAATTAAACGTTTACTTCCTCAACTAGCTCGTTGGCAATCAACAATTTTATATTTATTGCTGTGGTATGCCGTGGAGAGTTTAGTGAAGATGAGCGACAATCAGCAACAGGCAGATAATATCAATAACAAGTAA